CCAGTCTCCTCCCGTCGGCCTCACCGAGGCTCCTTCTCTGGGTGTCTTCTGTATCTCTGCACCTCCCAtcttcctgtcttttctcttagaaggacaccagtcatctgAATTCCAGGAGGATCTCGCCTTGCGATCCTTATCTTAATTGCTTCTGCAAAGACccagtttccaaataaggtcccagTCACAGGTCCCAGGGTTGAGGGCTTGGAGTATCTTTCTGGGGGAGACAATGCAACCCACTACAGAAGgtattttggaagagaaaaaccCTTGAAGGCAAGGTGCCtgaggcagtgggaggaggaacTCCATGGGTaccagggccaggcacacaggTGGGACGGGGAGCCCAGGTGGAGGGCGGGACCTTGGCTGGGAGAGGAAGGTAGGTGCTGGgggtggatggagggaggagTCTCCAAAGGGGCCTCCTTCATTCTCAGCCCTGGTGATAAACTTTTTTGGGCCACTGAGGTGCTGGGGGCACCCCCGGTGACATCACCAGAGctaaaattattacttttttcccccactaagtAACCTCCCCACAGCCCATTCTCCAGGGTGCTGTGTGTTTCTCTCTTAGCCCTGCAGGAGCTCCCCACCGGAATCGTGATAAAAAACCAAGCCCTAAAAGGCACTCCAGGTTCAGGGCCCTATGTACTTCCCCAATCTTGTCACCCAGCACTTCCCTTCTCTAAACCCACGCTTCCACCAAACCAAACCCTCAACCGGCTCCCTGCCGCACCCACCCCTCACCATGTTGCTTCCTGGCCCATGATTTCCTACTGAAGCATTCCTCTCTTCTGGAACATTCTCTCCCTCCGTCTTCGCCAGACTCTCCTCTGCATAGCACGCTCCCCTCTTCCCAACTATCACTCTGTTACCAAGACCCCGTCGTATAATTGTGCTGGTCAGCGTCTCCCCCACTTAACTGGGCTGCCACTAAGGGTAGGGTTATGGTCCTTGGTTCTGGGGTCCCCAGCTCCTAGCACAGAGATGCTCTGTGGATGCTCTTGGAAGGAAGTCACCAAGAGACCCGTATCTGAATGTTCCCTGTGCCCTTGGCCTTGCTGGCCCTCCATTTTctcacctgcctccctgccaggtTAGTAGGAGGGAGCCTTACAAGGAGCCTGTGTCGACAGATGAATGTGTTTTGGAGACACTCATCAAAGTACACGGATAGAGCCCAAAGAAGCAAGGCCGCCTACGGCGGGAACCCTCCGCTCGCCCCTCTGCCTTCCTGCGAATGTGGTTGGAGGGCGGCCCAGGCTCCTGGGGACCCCTGGGtcccttccccgcccctcccccattccAGGTGTCTACGTCTCcacctattttcttttctgatcccAGGTTCAAAAGAACAAGATATCTGGGAGCGACAGCCACGGGGAAACAAAAGCCGGCAGGCTCCCTCTTGCTGGCCCGGCCGTGGGCCTGCCGGGTGCCGCCCGCCTCGCCCGTCTCGCCCGTCTCGGGCCGGCCCAGGGCGGAGGGCGCCCGGGCTCCGCGTGCATTGATGCCCAGGCCACTCGGAGCCTCCGCTCCCGCTCCCGGGAAGGCCAGCTGGGGgccagagcagggggagggagaaggccgCCCTAGTTAGAGCCCTAACATGCTCCTTTCAAAGCCTTTCAGACgtccctgccctggggcaggaatggtgcaataataataaaacaacatttGCATAGAGATTtcgtttacaaagcactttctcaGGGGTGGGAGGCGCCGGGGTGGCCCCTGGAATCCTGGCTGGGAGGCCGCGGCCGAAGCTTGGGTCCACCCACCAGGCCAGCTTGGGACTGCGCGCGAGGTAAACAAAGCGCTATTCATCTAAGTATTTACGACTCCTCTgggtttcattcctttttccctctctcctgtgAAAAGCCCAGTCTGGCTGGTCACTCAGGCCAGAGGAGGGGTGTCAGGAGTCCCGGAGGGAGCGGTGGGCTGGGACCCGAGGGAAGGGAGGCGGGGATGCCAGgcctccccacctctgcagccctcgccccgcccccgcgccctcGGGCTCCCCAGCTCCTGCGAATCCGGGAATCGGAGCAGCCTCGCTGGGGGTGGTTTGTGCAACTCTCCTCACAGCTCACCTGTGGCTATGTCTTCAGGTGGAAAGTCTGAACGCAGGTTTGGTAACGTCTGCGTGTGCGGGATGCGTGTCTGGGAACATACAGATAAGCAGCGTGGGGGGGCTGTGCTCGTCCCTCCCCCGCCGCGAGGGCTGCAGGTGGGAGTTCCGTACACCGAGTGGGGCGGCGGGCCCCGGGGGCGTCTGCACCTgcgtgggggaagggggagacagCTGGGCGCCGCTCTTGCCTGGCTGTGCCTGGGGAGCCAAGCCTGGGAGTCATCGCAGTCATGGGAGTCGGCCTCAGAGCCTGGCCCCTTAAGGGTCCTGATGTACATACATATAGTCTCCACCTGCAGCGTGGGAGCAGCCTCCAGCAGCCCCAGCGCGAGAGAGAGGATGCAAGAGGTCATTGCAGGGCTGGAGCGGTTCACCTTCACCTTCGAGAAGGATGTAGAGATGCAAAAGGGCACTGGACTCCTGCCTTTCCAGGGCATGGACAGTGAGTGAGGACGGGGACCCCGCATtagccctctctccctcccccaggcttcTCTGCAGGCCTGTCTGCTCAGCTCCCCCACGGGGCGGCCCCTGCTCTCGGCTGCTCGCCAGGGAGACTGAGTAGGGGCCTTGGGCCCACAGTCTGGGATTCCCAGCTTTGCCCCCTCTCCTCTCAGGCCTCCCCTCTTACATCCTCACCAGgactccaaaaaacaaaaaacaaaaacagggctGGCCCTGGGAGAGCAGAGACCCCAGAGAGGTAAATTGAGAGAAGCTGGGAAAAAAACATCTTGGTGTCTCGAGCTCCCAGGCTGGCCTTGTACCCTTCCATTGCCTCTGTTTCAGAGTTGGGGGTGCTTAGACACCGTGTTGAGGTCCGGGGGCCAGCATCCAAAGGGACAGGGCTTGGGGGCCCCCAAGCCCGAGCcttgggggtggaggagaggccTGCTGCTGCAGCCTCTGAAGATGCTgccccctctgccttcctccccgTCCAGAGTCGGGCTCAGCTGTGTGCAACTTCTTCGCTAAGGGGCTCTGCGAGAAAGGTGGGTCAGCAGGTGGGCCTGGGTGGGTGGGAGCAGGGCTAGGGTTCAGCTGGGCCTGAAATAGGCTGTTGAATTTGCACCTAGGGAGGGCAAGGTGGGATGGGACAAAATTTTAGTCTTACAACAAGTAGGCAGAGGGCACGTGGGTGGGTCCGTCAAGAACCCTGCCCCTGCTAATcacccccccaccctccaccccaggtcTCCCTGATTCCACAGCATTGATTAGGGGAGTCAGGGATGCCAGAAGGAGACATTCCCTTCTTTCCACcttgctgggggtgggagtgctTGTGGGTGTCAGCTGTGTCCCCCCAGGAGGCCCCTgacttctttgttttcctcccagCAGGGAGAGTGGCTTCCTTTCCCCACTCTTGTCCTCTGAATCTATACAAGACCTGCTCAGCTATACAAGACCATTTCTTGTGTCTTAAGAGAGGCCTGGCCACAGCCCGTGAAATGCTACAGCAAGCACCCCGATTTCTCGCCCACCCCAATGTGGGTCAACACGATGCTCTTCCAAACCCCTCTCCCTAAATGCAGCCACTCTGGGCAAATGCGGGGCTTCTCAACTTTTCTTCTGGTTCATGAACCGCTCACAAGCTCTTCCTATAGAAATATAGTTGCCCCAAATTCTTGCTTCCAAAATGGGGGTCTCCAGTCCCCCTGGAGATCCAGGTTAACAAACTCTAAATGAGTGTAGGAGCTGCTTTTGGGATCCAAGTGCTTCTGTTTTGGGGAAGCTGGGAAGCCAGGAGGAGCACAGGCAGGGGAGGACCTGGAGCCATTTTTGCCACGAGCCTCCTTTATGTTTGGGCCAGCACTGGGTGAGTGGGTGAGGAGGGAAATGAGGTCACTGGTCACTCCTGGCCTTGTGAAGCCAGGACCAGTGATGCGTCCTGGGGTCCTGCCTCCTCAGCTCCGCCCTTCCAGGCTCTGGAGCAGTGGCTCGCAGTGACGCCCTCTTGGAGAGCAATAGGACTGTTCATGGGTCCGGAAGGTCAGACCCAGGCATCAAAGGCCAGGGGTAAAGGGTAAGGCTGTTTAAAAAGAACACCTCCCCAGCACCCCTCAGGTTCTATCTGAGAGTTGGCCAAGCGGGAAGCCGGTCCTGCTTAGAAACTTAGGAACCGTGGTGTCCTTCCGGCTGAGGGCAAGGCCACCTTAGTGAAGATGACAAAGAGTTAACTAGAACACTTCCATTTCCTCCTTAATTGTTACAAAGTTGGCTCTTACGTCACCATGTTAGATCTCCGGAATCAGGAAACATAACAATTTTTTAAGACATGATTCAATAGGCCCTTAATGAGCCTTACTTTGTGCTGGGAcctggctgggtgggtgggtgtgggggcagggctggaaacCACGGCTCTCTGGTAGGACCCCCGCTGACCCCCAAATCAGGCTGGAGTGGGCGTGTGTAGGTTGCTGTGGGAGGTGTCCTGACAGCCTGGGGGCCTCCCGGGGGCTGAGGAGGGCCAGGGCACTGTGCCAGAGAGGGCTGGGGTGTGGCAGTGGGAACAGCCATCTGTTCAGCCGTCTCTGGCCCCCAATTCTAGCCTCTCCCAGGGTCCAGGTGAAGGGACGGAGGGAAGCTTCCAGGGGTGTGCTGGGCCCAGGCTCGGGTGAGTGGGAACCCTCAGCTGGGTGCTCTGGTGTCCGCAGGGCGGCTGTGCCCGTTCCGGCACGACAGAGGGGAGAAGATGGTGGTGTGCAAGCACTGGCTTCGTGGCCTCTGCAAGAAGGGCGACCAGTGCAAGTTCCTGCACCAGTATGACGTCACCAGGATGCCCGAGTGCTACTTCTACTCCAAGTTCGGTCAGTGACACCCCTTCCTGgtgccagccccccaccccggagGGTAGCAGTGGGGGCcatggggtgggaggaaggcttGGGCGCGGCACCCAAAGGAGGCCTCGTGCATCCCAGGTGGCAGACCAGGCCTCCCTGAGCCGCCGGTGCCTGCTTCTCCCACCCCCTAAAGAAACCAGAACTGGCCTCTGCTCCTGGCTTAACTGCCCCAGCGGACTCAGGCACACACAGCCCATCCCggcaaggggaggagagggtggggctggaCTCAAAGGCTGAATTGTTTCCCTCCCCAGAACTGGCTAATCGCACAGCCAGACTGGCTGTCTGGAAATAAGCCTGGAACAGGCCATCTCTCAAGCCCCCGGGGGTGGGTCCGAGCTAGCGTTTCCCAAACAGCAGAGCCATTCACCGTGCTCGCGGTCCCCACGGAGCACCTGCCCCATCGCCACGCACCGCCGCCCGCCCTTTCAACCGTCTTGctatttttaactcttcttttagaagaaaatgttacATTGCTTCCGTCAATGGAAAACCAGCATCGCTTATTGGCAGTAGAAAGTCACTGTACACACATGATCATGAGCTTCAGAAGCGTGGTCCCTGAGATGGTCTTGTGTGGTCAGGTCTGGACccacgccccccaccccgacTCACGTCTTTGTCCTCCGAGGGGCTACATGGGGGGAGCCACAGCCAGTTCCCGCCTCGTTTAAGAACAGATTCTGTGAATGTGTTTCAGGTCTTCGctttctcaataaaattttacagCTCAGTGCTTTACAGAGTTGGAAGGAGCCTTAAGGATTATCTagtccagtggttttcaaactgtacTCTGAAGAGGGACTTGGAGGGAGAGAGCTGGACCAGTCTCCAGGGACACCTCTGTCTGAGGCCGCTTGCCTTTGAAGCGTTGGGGGCTGCGGGCAGCTGTTTCTCATTAGTGTTGATGGATGGGGGGTCCTGGGTATCCAGGAAGAAGGCAAACCACCCTCCCCATCCCAAGGTCAGCAAGGGCTTCCCCTAGGCTCAAATTCTGTTTCCTGCCTGCTCCCTGGACTTGAGAACTGGCCATGGCAATCCAGGAGGGCTGCCTGCATGTGTCTCTTGTAAGGAAGGACAAAGTTTATCTGGAGCCTGGCTCCCCTTGGTCatcatcctaaaatttttatttaaaaatgccaCTTTATTCTTTCAGTAAGCCCTGGTCGGTTTCCTTTTGGGGATCGGGTACTGGGTTGGGGCCCGGATATGGGAATAGGACCAGGTCCCCTTCTGCCCTCAAATAATTCCCATTGTGAGGGGCAGACATATACATCAATGGTTACAATATGTAACCTGTATTTTTGATCTTggagttaatgaatgaatgatctctTTCTAATGTCAACGTGTACTTATCATTCTTATTGGGAGTgaattgttttactttaaaaatgttgttgGGGAGATGTAGGAGTGGGGAAGGGCAGTTGAAACGGGCTAGGAAGCTCCGGTGGGGACTCTGGCTCTGCTCTTGATTGTGCTCGTCCAGAAGGTACCTGGGGCTGGTGTCTGTGACAGGCGGACCGCAGGGTGAGGGGCGGGTGCCACCTGCTGGCTGAGAGAGGAGCGCAGAGCCGGCACCCAGGCCAGGGCGGAAAGGCAACCCCGGTGCACTGACTTCCCAGGGTCTCCCTCTATCAATGTTCGCCAGCCCAGTGGGGGATGTCACTTCCATTCCTTAGGAGGATGGAGCCCAAAGTTAGCACCGTACAAGTGCAAGGTGGGAAGCACTTGCCAGCTCTCTACTGAATCCTGCTCATGGCTCCTTCAGAGCCCCGGGTCCCTAAGAGAAGTTTAAGAGGGCCCTTCCAGCATCTCCTGGTGGTCTATGCAAACAGGGCTGGCTGCTCCTAGGAGAGCAGGAGTCTTGGTCTAATGCACAGATTAGAGCACAGGCTTAGAGGAACTGCAGGTGTCCCTCTGCACCCCGTTTGTCTTCATCCCGGTGCTGACTGTGAAGCAGTATTCTGCCCTTCTTGGCATTTCCCCCAGAAAGAACTGCACCCTGGGCTTTGGAAGCAGTGTAGGTCTCAttgtggagacagagagagggctTTGACCACAACGCATGGCAACATCTCCATTCAGCGTCTACGTCCTCTTGGGCCTCTAGCTCTGGGACTCACCTTTCTCAcctctccctgtcccttcctccttaGTAGCCCCTAAACACCTCCAGTTCCAGTCCCTCCTCCTGGATGTCTGGCCCTGCCCCAACTCTTCCAGACATGGCTGCTCACACCCAAGCCCCGTTTGGCAAATACGATTGGGATCCGCCTTTCTTAGGTTGCAGGAAGGATTAGAAATATCTTGCTGTCTTCAAGAAGCTGCTGACGACCAGAAGGCAGGCAAGTGGCTTATATGCAAGGGGCCAGGTCAGTCTAGTGTCAGGAGGGCGGAAGTGACCAACAAGACGAGCCTGTTTATGCACAAAGAACACTGGACTTTTCAGGTGATTGCAACAACAAGGAATGTCCCTTTCTCCACGTGAAGCCGGCTTTCAAGACCCGGGACTGTCCTTGGTATGACCAAGGTTTCTGCAAGGACGGTGAGGCCCTGACAGAAGAGGGCgccaggggaaggggagtggggtgggggtctcTTGCACATTCCTGATGTGGCCCCATGGGGTTTGCTCCGGGCTGAAGTCCCGACAGCAAGCCTCTCCGTAgctctccccaggctccctctggTGGAAACCCTCCGTGGCACTGGATGGGCTGCTTGGAGCAGGCTCACTTAGGTTCACATCCCAGTGGCTTCAGAAAGTTTTGACTGCGTGACCTTAAACAAGTGACCTCACTTATGAAAAGGGGAGAAGCTCCCCCAGAGGCTGCTGGCTGGGTGGATGTAGGAccctctgggaagccctgggaGTCGGGTCTGGCTCGTAGGAGACACTCAGTTCTCTCCTCTGTGCCATCACCTGGGGGTGTCCTGGATGTCACGTAAGGACATTTCACTATCTCTGTATGGCCAAACTTAGAGGCAGGGCTCTGAGCACCCgcatcctttcttttcctgtgtcttcAGGTGTGTTGTTCTTACTGAGTTCCTGGAGGCCATGGTTTGGGGAGGATTATGGGGAGGGGCGCTGAAGGAGGGTTAGTAAGACGTGGTTGGCTGGCCTTTGCTCAGCTGATCCTTTCATAGGTAAATAAAAGGGAGCGCACTGCAGTCCACAGCCATGTAAGTCCTCCAGGACAGTGTGCTGGGACGCTGAGGGCCCTTCTGTTTCAGGGCTGGCCGGCTGAAACCTGCCCCCGCACATTCCGAGGGCCCTCGCCCATCTCAGTCACATGCCGGGAAGTCGCGTTTCGCGGCCGTGTGGGAAGGACAGGAAGATTTCTACACCCCTGCGAAAGGCCGAGCCTGTGACTGTCCAGGCCCCGTGATCAGCTTTGTCATGTGTGTTTCCTCCCTTGCTGAAGATCCTTCTGAcccttttctctctgcccagcAGGTCCCCTGTGTAAATACCGCCACATCCGCAGGGTCATGTGTATTAACTACTTAGCTGGCTTCTGCCCCGAGGGATCCAAATGCCAGTTTGCACAGTAAGTGTGATTCTCCTGAGCGCTGGGCCCACTCTCTGGCTTTGAGATCTCAATCCTTCTGTGCCTTCACCGGCCCAGGTGGGAAGCGAAGTGTCCGGCAAGCACCCGCCCACAATGTTCTCCATGCACCCCTCACCCTACGCCCAGCCCGCCCTCCTGGGCAGCGTCCTCAGCTGCGCTGAACTCTAACCGACCCTGTTCGCGCGTGTTCATGCTGGGGATGGGCAGCAGAGCTCTTCACAGACTTCTAGAAACCGGAGTAGAGGCCTCCCCAGCCGCCACCCTCTGCAGtgctccctggctccctggctggGGTGCAGGGTCCTGAGACAGGAAATCTGCAGCAGGCAGGTGCCCAGCATGTTAACGAGCAGGCGATGGGGGAGTCAGAGCCCGGCTCTAATTGCCTCTCTCTCCATACTTCCCTCAGTCCCAAGATGAATCTTTTATTCAACCCAAGCTACCTGAAGGTGAgtgcaggcaggcagggggcacGGCAGACGTGGCTCACTCCTTTACTGCTCACGGTCCCAGGGGGGAGCTCTCGGTCCCTTGGCACTGCACTGTTCCCAGCTGCCCTCACCTCATCGGCTCCGAGGACCCACCCTGGGAAAGGCACACATGCATGGTTGTTCCTCCCGGACCCCCTCCGACCTCCATAACCTCTGCTTCGGGCAGGACTTCTCAGCCCGAGGCAGCCCTCCTCCTCAGCTGGTTTGTATTAGGGAACGTGGGGTCTAGCTGAGGACTTGTGGTTCTGAGTGGTTCTACACCAGCGCCATCCTGGTCGTGCCCGGTCCCTGCGGAACAGGTGCTCTTCCTGTTGATACCAAGCCTCCTCCCCGGGTCCGCAAACCACAGCCTGTGGGGCCAAATCTGGCCCTTAGCCTGTTTTTGTACAATCTGGGACCTAAGaatgaatatttactatttggtCTTCCACAGAAGCAGCTTGCTGATCCCTGGTCTGGGTGACTGGAGGTCAGACAGAAACCAAAACAGGAGCGCGAACGCTGGGGGTCGCTACTGAGCTCTTGCTAGTGGTTCTGCACCCAGTCAATTAGCCAAGGGCCCAGCGCTGGGCGGGGAAGGCGCTGGCACGGGAGGAGGGCGGCCCCTGCTGGCTCCGAGCGGGATCGTTGGTAGAAGGTGGGAAGCCGTCTTCAGGGGAATTCACAAGCCCGTTTCTGACTCCCACCAAAAAGTATGCTTTGGGCAATAAGCTGTAAACGAAGGCATTTCACAACCCAGTTTCAGCCTGAACACCCGGCCAGAGCCCCGGCCCTCTGTGTAAAGCTGCCTGGTTTGCACAGAGGGAGTGTCTGCAGCGTTTCCTCCTGCCTTCACTTTTATCTGCAGCTCATTAGCCGGCCACTGGGTTCAGCACCTCCGGCTTCCGCCTGGAAATCTAAGTCCCCTTCCCGGACAGACTGCCTGCTCCTCCACCCTCAGACGGGGCCCCAGGAGCACCTGGTCACCTACTCCTGGGGCTCAGCGCCGGGGCAGGGCCCGTGCTACAGGGTGAGTGATGACAGGGGAGAGGTGATTAGCAGGGGAAAGTGAGGCTCCTTTTCTGCAACAGATGATAAAACCAGACTGAGGTTTAAGAGTGAATTCAGACTGAACGGGGGAATTTAGCTGGTAAGCCAAACGTTCCAACTGTAAGGTCTGGATAACCTAACCTTATTTGCACCGCCTACCAGACAAGGCTGTTTCTTTAAACAAGTAGTGAGTTAAACATCTCTCATTCCCTAGTTT
The sequence above is a segment of the Camelus ferus isolate YT-003-E chromosome 16, BCGSAC_Cfer_1.0, whole genome shotgun sequence genome. Coding sequences within it:
- the CPSF4L gene encoding putative cleavage and polyadenylation specificity factor subunit 4-like protein isoform X3, translated to MSSGGKSERSVGAASSSPSARERMQEVIAGLERFTFTFEKDVEMQKGTGLLPFQGMDKSGSAVCNFFAKGLCEKGRLCPFRHDRGEKMVVCKHWLRGLCKKGDQCKFLHQYDVTRMPECYFYSKFGDCNNKECPFLHVKPAFKTRDCPWYDQGFCKDGPLCKYRHIRRVMCINYLAGFCPEGSKCQFAHAEK
- the CPSF4L gene encoding putative cleavage and polyadenylation specificity factor subunit 4-like protein isoform X2, with translation MSSGGKSERSVGAASSSPSARERMQEVIAGLERFTFTFEKDVEMQKGTGLLPFQGMDKSGSAVCNFFAKGLCEKGRLCPFRHDRGEKMVVCKHWLRGLCKKGDQCKFLHQYDVTRMPECYFYSKFGPLCKYRHIRRVMCINYLAGFCPEGSKCQFAHSLAGHWVQHLRLPPGNLSPLPGQTACSSTLRRGPRSTWSPTPGAQRRGRARATGAEK
- the CPSF4L gene encoding putative cleavage and polyadenylation specificity factor subunit 4-like protein isoform X1 — protein: MSSGGKSERSVGAASSSPSARERMQEVIAGLERFTFTFEKDVEMQKGTGLLPFQGMDKSGSAVCNFFAKGLCEKGRLCPFRHDRGEKMVVCKHWLRGLCKKGDQCKFLHQYDVTRMPECYFYSKFGDCNNKECPFLHVKPAFKTRDCPWYDQGFCKDGPLCKYRHIRRVMCINYLAGFCPEGSKCQFAHSLAGHWVQHLRLPPGNLSPLPGQTACSSTLRRGPRSTWSPTPGAQRRGRARATGAEK